CGCCGCGACATCGAGATCCATGTCCGCGATATCTCGGAAAAATACCTGATCCAGGGCGAGACGCAGGACACCGCCTTCATGTTCGTGCCGTCGGAATCGGTGTTCGCCGAAATCCACGAGAATTTCGAGGCCATCGTCCACAAGGCGCACCGCGCCCGCATCGTCATCGTCTCGCCGTCGCTGCTGATGCTGTCGATCCAGGTCATCCAGGCGATCCTCAAGGACGCGCGCATGCGCGAACAGGCGCATCTGATCCAGGGTGAGGTCATCCGGCTGATGGAGGATGTCGGACGTCTCGACGAGCGCGTGCGCAAGCTGCAGGTGCATTTCAGCCAATCCGCCAAGGATGTCGACGACATCCTTGTTTCGACGTCCAAAGTGACCAAGCGCGGCCAGAAGATCGAGGCGCTGGAGTTCGGCGCGCAACCCGACGGCGATGCGGGCCAGGGCGCCGCGTCACGGGCTGCCGCTGCAAAGGTCGATGCAGGCGCGCGCACGGCAGATTCCAAAACAGGACAGCTCAGGCTGAGGGTCGTCGAAGGCGACGACTGAACCGCCGGCGGTCCGCTACTGCTCCTCCACGATCGTCGTGCCCTGAAGTTCCGGTAGCCAGTGCAGTGCCGAACGGTGCCAGTACTGCGTTCGGGGAACCAGTTCATCGCGCTGGCGTGCCGTGCCGACCCGGATGCCATAGACCTTCGGCCCATCGCCAACCGATGTCGCGTAGAGATGGGAGCCGCACTCGCCGCAAAAGCCCTGGGCGCGCTTGGCGCCGCTGGACCCGGTCTTGACGTAGACCTTTGGCGTGCCCTTGGTGATCCGGTAGTTCTCCTCGGGCACCCGCACCGATACACGAAAAGCCGTACCGGTCAGCTTCTGGCAGTCCGTGCAGTGGCAGATCGAGGTCTTTTCAGGATCGACCTCGGCCTCGTAAGTGATAGCGCCGCAATGGCAGCCGCCGTCGATTTTCATGTCTGCTTCTCCTCGTCCTCGCAATGATAGCCGGCGTCGGCCGCGCCATGCAATTTTCACCCTGCCAGCTCTTCTCCAGAGGCGGCTTCAATGACCTTGCGCCGTTTCTCCCACGTGCCGCCTGTCTGTGGTTTGACGAACAACCTGGTGATCTCCGGCATCTCCGCTTTCAGCCGCGCCTCGATGCGCTCGACACAGGCCTCGATCTCTGGCGCCGACAGATGATCCTCGAACTCTATGCTAAGGCCCGCAACAATCTCATCCGGTCCCATATGAACTGTCAGCACGCCATTGGCGCGCTGTACCGCCGAATCCTGCTGGGCGATGGCCAGCACTTTCCTCTGCACCTCGGGTGACGCCGGCTCGCCCATCAGCAGGCTCTTGCTCTCGCGTGCCAGGAAGATTGCCGTCGCCGCGAGGATCAGCGAGATACCGACCGAGGCAGCGCCATCGAGCGCCGGCATGTCCAGAAGTTCCGCCGCCAGGATCCCGGCAAAGGCGAAGACCAGGCCCAAAAGCGCCGCACTGTCCTCGAACAGAACAGTATAGACGCTTGGATCCTTGCTCCGGTGTATCGCGGCGAACCAACCGAGCTTGCCCTTGCTCTTGCGGAACTCTTTCAGCGCCACTAGCCACGAGGCGCCTTCAAACAGCGCCGATATCGCGATCACGATGTAGTTGACCTTGGCGTTGACGACCGGTTCGGGCGCCAAAACGTGCACAACGCCTTCGTACAAGGACACGCCAGCGCCGAGCGCGAAGACCAGCAGCGCAACGATGAAGCTCCAGAAATAGAGCTCGCGGCCATGACCCAGCGGATGCGTGCGATCTGCAGGCCGCGCGGCACGATGCATGCCGTAGAGCAGCAGGCCGCCATTGCCTGTATCGACCAGTGAGTGCACGCCTTCCGACAGCATCGCCGAACTGCCGGTGAAGAAGGCGGCGGCGAACTTGGTCAGCGCGATGGCAAGATTGCCGGCGAGCGCCGCGTAGATAACCTTTTTCGAGCCGCCATGCCCGGCCATGCCGTGTCGTCCCTCCGAGGCGCCCAGAGCAATTCCAGGAAAGCGTGAAACGGTCTTCCGTCCGGAATTGCGTCAAAACAAACTCTAGCGGCCCTGCCGCCGATGCTCCACAGGCATCACAACGCGCGAACTGTCGGGACGTTCACGTCGGCGTCAAAGACTTGCGGGCGAAAACGCCGGCTACTCGACGAGTTCGTCGGTCCACACTTTGAAGCCGGCAAGCGTGCCGGGTCCAAAAATATGGGTCAGCGGCACATCGGCGGCATCGCGGCCGGAGGCGATGAGGACGCGGCCGATGCGCGGCGAATTGTTGCGCGGGTCGAAGACATGCCAGCGGCCGCCGAGATAGACCTCCATCCAGGCGGCGAAATCCATGCTCGACCACGGTTTCGGCATGCCGATGTCGCTGATGTAGCCGGTGCAGTAGCGCGTCGGGATGTTGAGCGCCCGGCAGAAGGTGACGGCGAGATGCGCGAAGTCGCGGCACACGCCGCTCTGTTCGCGATAGGCTTCGGCCGCGGTGCGCGTCGGCCGCGCATTGCCATAGTTGAAGATGATATGATTGTGGACGAAATCGCAGACCGCCCGCACACGTGGAATGCCGAGCGGCGTGTGGCCGAACAGCCGCCATGCCTCGGTCGCCAGCAGATCGCTTTCGCAAAAGCGGCTGGGCAACAGGAACAGCAGCGTGTCCGAAGGCAGGTCCCACACTTCGTGCTGCCAGGCCATCAGGTCGCCCATCTCGAAGGTGCCGGGATCGCGGATCACGGCGTCGGTGCCGAAAGTAAACCTTCCCGGCGGAGCGACGAAACGGTTGCACCAGTTGCCGAAACTGTCGCGATAACTCTGGATCGGCACCGGTGGATTGGAGACCAGGAAATCCGGCCGCTCAAGATCGGAGGCGCGGGAATAGTGGACGTTGAGCATCGCGATCAGCGGCGTTTCCTGCGGAAAGTCGAAGCTCATCTCGCAGCCGATATGGATTCGCATTGTCATCCTGACCGGACTGCCCGTTCATCGCCGGCGAAGGCACGATCGATGCTGCAGTGCGAAAGAAGACCATGACACGGACCCGCGTCGTTTGCGAGGGGAATAGAAAAGTCGTTGACGGAGACCGAGCCAAGCCGATGACGGCCAGCAACCTCTTGCGGCGCGGCCAATCTCTTGTTTCACTTCGACATCATCAACGGAGGAACGAATCATGGCTAAAGGCGCGATGAAGGCAGGCAAGGAAGCCCGCAAGCCGAAGAAGGATGCGAAGAAGCCCGCCCCGGCCCCGGCCCTGAAGGCGCCGCCGGTCAAGGCGATGAAGCTCAAGGACAAGTAAGCCGGCCATTTCTTCTACATGCTTTGATCCGAGGCGGCGCATGGGCCCGAAAATCAGACTCTGATTTTCGGAAGCCTTATGCGCCGCTTCGACGTTCGGTGTGCCCCGCCGAAATTGTTGATTGAGCGCGCAAGACCTCCTATATCGACGCGGCGAGGACGGCCTCGCGCTCTCCCCCGAAAACCGGCCGGGACGACCCGCTAACTCAACGGAGCGTTCCAATGTCCTGGATTTTTCTTTTTATCGCTGGCCTGTTCGAAATCGGCTGGGCGATCGGCCTCAAATACACTGACGGATTTTCAAAACCGCTGCCAACCGTTCTGACGGTTGCCTCGATGATCGTCAGCCTTGCCTTGCTCGGTCTGGCGCTCAAGGCGCTGCCAGTCGGCACGGCTTATGCGGTGTGGACCGGCATCGGCACTGTCGGCACGGCACTGCTCGGCATCTGGTTGCTGGGCGAGCCCGCGACCGCTATCCGCCTGGGCTGCATCGCGCTGATCGTCTGCGGCATCATGGGATTGAAGCTCGCGGCGTAACCCCAAAAGGCATGCCCGCGGAAAGATCATGGTCAACCAGGCTGGCCATGATCCTGCCGTGATGGACCGGCTCCAGTTTGGAGCACAAACACGTTCAGGGCCGCTGCAAGGCGACCCTGATCTTTCAACTGCCTGGAAACGCTAGCGGGCGGAGAAGCCCGGAGGCGTCCTGCCGGTGCGCTGCTTGCGCGCCGCATAGCGTGCGTCGCGCTTGGCCTTGCGTTCGGCCTCGTCGGCAAGCAAACGGGCAATGCGCTCGTTCTCATCAGCTTCCCGAAGCCTGGCTTCCGCCTGCGCCGCCTCTTCAGCGGCGATGCGCGCTGCTTCGGCCGCAGCTTCGCGCTCGGCTTTCTCGATCGCCTCGCGTGCCAGCTTCTCCTGCTTCAGCCTGGCCTTCTCGGCCTCACGTATCGCACGAGCCTCGAGGATTGCCTTGCGTTCGGCCTGTCGCGCCAGCACTGCGGGATCATCCGCCGCCGGCTTTGACTTGAAGCGCTCCAGAAGCGCCTTCTTTGCCTCGTTTGCGGCATTGCGCCGCTCGAAAACGTCTTTTTCCCTGTAGATAGCCAAGTCCACTTCCCTGAAGTCAATTCGCGAGGCTTACATACGCCCGAAAACCGAGAGTTCAAGCGCCAAAACGGCATGCCAG
The nucleotide sequence above comes from Mesorhizobium shangrilense. Encoded proteins:
- a CDS encoding GFA family protein, giving the protein MKIDGGCHCGAITYEAEVDPEKTSICHCTDCQKLTGTAFRVSVRVPEENYRITKGTPKVYVKTGSSGAKRAQGFCGECGSHLYATSVGDGPKVYGIRVGTARQRDELVPRTQYWHRSALHWLPELQGTTIVEEQ
- a CDS encoding cation diffusion facilitator family transporter, with amino-acid sequence MAGHGGSKKVIYAALAGNLAIALTKFAAAFFTGSSAMLSEGVHSLVDTGNGGLLLYGMHRAARPADRTHPLGHGRELYFWSFIVALLVFALGAGVSLYEGVVHVLAPEPVVNAKVNYIVIAISALFEGASWLVALKEFRKSKGKLGWFAAIHRSKDPSVYTVLFEDSAALLGLVFAFAGILAAELLDMPALDGAASVGISLILAATAIFLARESKSLLMGEPASPEVQRKVLAIAQQDSAVQRANGVLTVHMGPDEIVAGLSIEFEDHLSAPEIEACVERIEARLKAEMPEITRLFVKPQTGGTWEKRRKVIEAASGEELAG
- a CDS encoding transglutaminase-like domain-containing protein, which encodes MRIHIGCEMSFDFPQETPLIAMLNVHYSRASDLERPDFLVSNPPVPIQSYRDSFGNWCNRFVAPPGRFTFGTDAVIRDPGTFEMGDLMAWQHEVWDLPSDTLLFLLPSRFCESDLLATEAWRLFGHTPLGIPRVRAVCDFVHNHIIFNYGNARPTRTAAEAYREQSGVCRDFAHLAVTFCRALNIPTRYCTGYISDIGMPKPWSSMDFAAWMEVYLGGRWHVFDPRNNSPRIGRVLIASGRDAADVPLTHIFGPGTLAGFKVWTDELVE
- the sugE gene encoding quaternary ammonium compound efflux SMR transporter SugE translates to MSWIFLFIAGLFEIGWAIGLKYTDGFSKPLPTVLTVASMIVSLALLGLALKALPVGTAYAVWTGIGTVGTALLGIWLLGEPATAIRLGCIALIVCGIMGLKLAA
- a CDS encoding DUF6481 family protein, which encodes MAIYREKDVFERRNAANEAKKALLERFKSKPAADDPAVLARQAERKAILEARAIREAEKARLKQEKLAREAIEKAEREAAAEAARIAAEEAAQAEARLREADENERIARLLADEAERKAKRDARYAARKQRTGRTPPGFSAR